The following coding sequences lie in one Pseudomonas sp. B33.4 genomic window:
- a CDS encoding IclR family transcriptional regulator, which translates to MQEDAPEKTKDAAPTGTQTLLRGLGVVQAVASGARDLKEIARLIGTTRSTTHRLASCLVDERYLRVVPQVGYLLGPKLIELGFQAREELPLVTLAAPYLDELSALTGDTVHLGIREGDEVLYLLKNPGRNGPEMRSRVGHRMPLARTGIGKALMLDDSPKDWQRLYDISLPAGGKSQFWPQHPQQSWEQLEQRMTEYVAGGYAFDLEDNEPSIRCVAAPIRDASKGIVAAISIASTVPYMPLEKMAELIPLIKGVTARLSAELGLKV; encoded by the coding sequence ATGCAGGAAGACGCTCCGGAAAAAACCAAGGACGCCGCGCCCACCGGCACCCAGACGCTGTTACGTGGCTTGGGTGTGGTGCAAGCGGTGGCCAGCGGCGCCCGTGATCTCAAGGAGATCGCCCGGCTGATCGGCACCACGCGCAGCACCACCCATCGTCTGGCCAGTTGTCTGGTTGATGAGCGCTACCTGCGCGTGGTGCCGCAAGTCGGTTATTTGCTCGGGCCGAAGCTGATCGAACTGGGTTTCCAGGCACGCGAAGAATTGCCGCTGGTGACTCTGGCCGCACCCTATCTGGACGAGTTGTCGGCGTTGACCGGCGACACCGTGCACTTGGGCATTCGTGAAGGCGATGAAGTGCTGTATCTGCTGAAGAATCCGGGGCGCAATGGCCCGGAAATGCGTTCGCGGGTCGGCCATCGCATGCCGTTGGCACGCACCGGGATCGGTAAGGCGTTGATGCTCGATGATTCGCCGAAAGATTGGCAGCGTCTGTACGACATCAGCCTGCCGGCGGGTGGGAAAAGTCAGTTCTGGCCGCAGCATCCCCAGCAGTCGTGGGAACAGCTCGAGCAGCGCATGACCGAGTACGTCGCCGGTGGCTACGCCTTCGATCTGGAGGACAACGAACCGTCGATCCGCTGCGTGGCGGCGCCGATTCGTGATGCGAGCAAGGGCATTGTCGCGGCGATCAGTATCGCCAGCACCGTGCCGTACATGCCGCTGGAAAAAATGGCCGAGCTGATTCCCCTGATCAAAGGGGTTACAGCCCGGCTCTCGGCAGAGCTAGGCCTGAAGGTTTAA